Proteins found in one Triticum aestivum cultivar Chinese Spring chromosome 4D, IWGSC CS RefSeq v2.1, whole genome shotgun sequence genomic segment:
- the LOC123096081 gene encoding uncharacterized protein, whose product MDDKSGKGKEKDGSASTPPNRRKAGLKFSPKVPTKKTPKRVPKMEPEEESELDPIDKDLLRKLRMPQSKGALERRFKAEKSDDCVQVAFGQVNSSTARSFPTRRSSSSVKQEQEVNLFSKYMMSGVTTSAAKLPKQFTGPQDFTHPSYNYPPITLPLRRPHSADPEDFDEDEFGEFSSSRTQDGELTAAKELGLMVCISCCMISCRGTPFLLRYSYQCRKPCHMLMELSSFLWWDVDGTGTEDKMNTPQLLFFQFPASLPLPQVLSVAGADMDTSDSEGVETEETNKRRRLESVNGCKLKDLPGGLMGKLLVYKSGKVKMLLGDALFDVSAGLDCTFAQEAVAINTYKKHCCSLGEVNKRAIVTPDIDYLVDSIKRIG is encoded by the exons ATGGACGACAAGAGTGGAAAGGGGAAAGAGAAGGATGGCTCTGCTTCCACTCCACCCAATCGCCGCAAG GCCGGACTTAAATTTTCACCCAAGGTGCCTACTAAGAAAACTCCAAAACGTGTCCCTAAGAT GGAACCAGAAGAGGAGAGCGAACTTGACCCAATTGATAAGGATCTGTTGAGGAAACTTAGAATGCCACAG AGTAAAGGTGCCCTCGAAAGAAGATTCAAGGCTGAGAAAAGTG ATGACTGTGTTCAGGTTGCATTTGGACAAGTGAACTCTTCAACTGCAAGATCCTTCCCCACCCGTAGAAGTTCTTCATCAG TTAAACAAGAGCAGGAGGTAAACCTTTTCAGCAAGTATATGATGTCTGGCGTTACGACTTCTGCTGCAAAGTTACCCAAACAGTTCACTGGACCTCAG GACTTTACCCATCCCAGCTACAACTATCCTCCTATTACTCTCCCTCTAAGGAGGCCCCACTCTGCAGATCCAG AAGATTTCGACGAAGATGAGTTCGGAGAGTTTTCTTCCAGCAGAACACAAGATGGTGAATTAACTGCAGCTAAGGAACTTGGACTAATGGTATGTATATCATGTTGCATGATATCATGTCGAGGAACACCGTTCTTGCTCAGGTATTCATATCAATGCAGAAAACCATGCCACATGTTGATGGAGCTGTCTTCTTTTTTGTGGTGGGATGTCGATGGAACT GGCACTGAGGACAAGATGAATACACCACAGTTGCTCTTCTTCCAGTTCCCTGCATCTCTTCCTTTACCGCAGGTTCTATCCGTTGCTGGGGCAGATATGGACACCAGTGACAGTGAGGGTGTTGAAACAGAAGAAACCAATAAGAGGAGGAGACTTGAGTCGGTCAACGGCTGTAAGCTAAAAGATTTACCAGGTGGTCTCATGGGGAAGCTGCTCGTGTACAAGAGTGGTAAAGTgaagatgctgcttggagatgcacTCTTTGAT GTTTCTGCTGGTTTGGACTGCACATTTGCTCAAGAGGCTGTAGCGATCAACACATACAAGAAGCACTGCTGCAGCCTGGGGGAGGTGAACAAGCGTGCGATCGTAACTCCTGATATCGACTACTTGGTAGATTCCATCAAGAGGATCGGTTAG